CTTGTGGTAATAGTAAACACGACGGTTTCCTTGTGTTGGCGTTGCAGGTGACAGGCCGGAGTAATGGCCCAGCTCAACGGTATAGTGTGACGGCATCGATGTGGAATCATCGTCCCCGGATAAGCCCAGAACAGCATTGAGCCCCAGCCGGAGCATGTCAGCCCCCAGTAGCGGAGCAGGCAGGAGCAGGGTTGGTAACGCCAGTTCTATCCGAGCTTTGTAACGCCAGCCGAGGTAGACCCGCAGCAGCACCATAAAATCGCGATAACACTGCCCTTCTGGCAACCAGCCCTGCGCTTCGGGTTTATTTTCGGTAGACAACGTAATCAGTAACTGGCTGTTCGCATCCTGCGCTTCATCTCCCAGAACCGTTCGCCCATCCAGCCACAGCGACGTATCGTCATAAAAACCGGCGGGAGAGGCAATGGGTACCGGACGCAGACAATGGGGTTTCACCGTCGCCTGGGTAAATGGGGCCAGCAGCCGTACCAGTGCCTGAACCCCTTCCGCCGTTCGCGCAGGCTGTCGCATGATCCCCAGTAGGGCCAGGAACCGCGATACCGGCGTAGCAACATGATTCTCTGTACCGGGAATCCCCAGACCGATGAGTCCTAGCAAACATTGCGAGGTTTTATCCTGACCACCAGGCTCAAACGTCGCCGGGTAGGAGTATTTACGCCAGATACGGTAGAACTGCGTGAGTATGCGGTGATTAAAAATATCGAGAAAGGCTTCCAGTGACTCATGCCCTTCCCGCTGTTGCGTGATGTCGTCGATATAACCTGTGGGTAAAGGTGAATCGACACCATACAGCCCCATAAACGTCGTTCGTACCGTCGGACGGGCGTCGGGATACTGAGCATCATGCTCAATTGCTTTCAACTCACTGACTGGAAACCCCATTCCGGGATGTGGTCTAAAACGTATCGGGTCATCAGCAGGATCTGCCGTACTGCCTAGGGCGGGTTTATCCGGCGCCAGGCGTTCCAGCAACTGACAAAAGCGGTAAAAATTGATGCGCCCAATATCGCAGCCCAGTCGCCGGGTTAACCGGGTATGCGCCGATTGTGATTCTCGTTCCATTCGAGGCGTTCTCCGGTAGGTTGCAACGTTAATATCAGGCGGTTAAACAGATGGATATCGGTATAAAGCGCAAAGAAGTGGTTAAGCATTTCGCCAAACAGACTGATATCTCCAGAACCAGCAAAACCATGGCTGTCGAGCGTGATATCAATTTCGACGCCGCGGAGCAGATAACCCTGCTCAAAACGTTCAATTTCGCGGTGTTTCACGTCGACAATCGCCGTCAGCCTGCGGCGGTTCATCTCATTGTCCGTCCAGTCATAAAGCGCCAGCGTGCCACGCAGCACGTCTGGGTTATCCATCATCCACAAAAAACTACTGCCCAGATGGCTCAATATGCGCCAGTGGAAGCGATCGCGATTCGGCGGGTAGCAGGGTTGCGTCGGTGCGCAGAGGTTACGCACCCGAACATTGGCGGCGGTGGTTTTTACCACCGTGTCCAACACCGTGCTCTGCAATGCCTTACGCGGGAGTTGGCCATTAGTCCCGGTCAGACTCAGGGACAGGTTTTCATCCTCCGGTACGCTGTGGTCATCAAAGGCCTCACCGCCCAATATCAGCCAGGTATCATGCAAGCCTGACGGGCCGCGCTTGACCCGCGTATGGTAGTAATACTCCGGAGCTTCATGGCGCAACATGCCGCCCTTATGACGGAAACTGCTGAAGGGAACATACACCTGCTGCCCGGAATGGCGAGACGAAGTGACCGAATCGACCGAGTAAATTTCGGTATGTCCGTCCTGGATACGCATCGGCCGCAGCAAGTAGTCGGTTTGCAATGAATCCAGCCGTAGCGGATCGGATTCCAGCGAGAACAAATTGATAACCGGAACGCTGTGCAGGCGCAGATTTCGCTCCGAGAAGGTGAAGTCGTACTCCCAGCGTGTTTCCAGCACCACTTCAATCTCAAACCACGGCAACTGGGCTGGCAGGACCACGTTTTGCAGGCCCAGCAGTTCGACAAACATAAACTTTTCGCGGAAGGTGAAGTACTCCAGAAGCAGTTGGTAACCGCTAAAACTACTGTCACCTTTCGGCCACAGGCCATCCTGTTCACCAAAGCCCTGAGGGACAAAGTGACCATCGAACGGCTGACGATCGGGCAGCCCCGGCAAACGTATCCACAGGCGTGTCGCATTGAGGGTCAGCGCTTCATGTAGCGCGCATGCCAGCGGAGCATCAGCGTCCAGATAGAGCGGCAGGCACTGTAAGTCAACCTGACTCCAGTCCGCCAGCTCGCCGCATTGAAAACGTAGACGAATAACTGAGCGGCCATCCGATTCGGTGTCCAGTTCAGCACGCTGCATCGACAGAGGTAACAGCGTGATATCCTGAGTCGTCGTGTAACGGCATCGAGTGTTGCGCTCGCCAATCGGCCGGGAGAGCACTTCAAACCCCCGGGGCATCAGCAAACCCTCTTTCATCCCTGTCCACTCTGGCATAAATTCAACAATCGACAGAGAAGGAATGGTCCGCAGGTAATGCGGCCACAGCAGGCTGACCAGCCCTTCAGTGAGTTCCGGCAGATCGTCATCGAGTTTTTCACGCAGGCGCCCCATCAGAAAAGCAAACCCTTCAAACAGGCGCTCAACATAGGGATCGCGCGCACCCGTTTTATCCAGATTTAATCCAGCCGCCTGATCGGGATGTGCGTGGGCAAATTCTTCACCGGCTTCACGCAAGTAACGCATTTCGGCGTCAAAATAACGCAGTGTTAAGTCGTCCATAGTTTCTTCTTAAGAGGATATAGATACGGTAATGATCCTGAATTACGTTTTAATTACGTTAATATGCATCTAAGTGAAATAAGCATATCCATACTTTTAAATATCCACTATGGACATATTTCTTTGCTGCGAATTTAATAATTAACATCGTCATGCTTCCGATCACTGCGACTCGTTACATTCTCAGAAAGACGGTATACTTCCTGCCCATTAAAAACCTTCTCTTTTTTACCATCAGAAATTTTCACCCTAAAATCAGCTCCTTTCTCGGAGAAAAGATATGTAATATTTTGGTCCTCTCTCGCAAGTATAAAAACAGCAACAACCTTACGTTCTGCCGCAGTGAGCTCAAGAAAAATTTTATCCCCGCCACCAACAGGCTCCATCCATGGCTTAAAATTGTCAGCAACGACATAAATTGTTTTCCCACATGAGTTAACGATATATATTGCCCCTCCAAACGGACGTTGCGATGTGCACCCTGAGATCAGACAGGTAGCTATATAGATCATTGATAATTTACGCATCAAATTTAACCCTGCTGAGCCATATTAAACCATTGACATCCTCATTTACGGCCACACTACGTGAATAAACATCAGAAGCACCCAGATGATGATCGGAATACTTAATTAAATCTATTTCACCCGCATTTGGCATTGGAGTGCCAGTCAATGCTTCTTGCGTAAATACCGTCGAAGTCCCTTTATGACTCCATGAATAATCAGGGGAAGAATGCGGAGCATATTTATTAAGCACAACATGCCCCAATTCATGGGCAGCATCTAGCTTAAACTGATTTTCAGTCGCAATATAACTGTCTTTCTCCTTTCCCTGAAGATATCTATCATAATAATAACCCAAATTATGATTCACTTTCCTGAATCCTGCGAGACTCGTAGAACGGCCATATTCATTATCCAGATTTTCTATCAGATCAAACTGGGAAACTGTATATAGGGCGGGAGTTTGCCATATGTTACACGATCCAATTCACGCGCCACCGGTATCCCCATAATCAGATGTGTCGGATCACCTTCGAGTATCACTCCCCCGCAGGTTGTTTTGTCACCCATGACCAGGTAATAACCCATTGCCATATATTTTCTCCTTTGATTAACCGCACAGCACAGTGGCTCGTGCCGGATCGAGGGCGATAAGCCCGGCCAGCAGTACATCCATTTCCGGGCCTGATCGTGCTTTATCAGCCTCGCTGCGCCCGGACTTCATCCGCAGCAGTTTGAGCCTGCGTGCTTTAACCTCAAACAACAGTCCCGGCTCCCACTGGTTCAGTGTCAGTTGACCGGCGCGTTCATTCAGCTCACCCAGCAAATGCAGCGCCATCTCATTTTTACCGTACTGTTCTGCCACCCGAGCCATCAGCAGCCTGAGCAGCCATTGCTGGCGAGGGGTCGTCATGCCGGGCCGCTGCTGTAACCAGCTCAGTGCTGCTTCCGTTCCTTCGCTATCTGCAAGTAGCAGGGCTTCCGGCTCCAGTTGCAGAATATCGTCCTCACCGGTCTTCACCGCCGTACCGCTCTGCTCCTGGTTCCAGTCTGCTGGCGAATCCAGCACCTGCTGAGTTATCCAGTTTTGCGTCACCTCATCGGCAAACGGCATACCGTCGTTATACGCCAGCCCTTCCAGCCCCGGCAGGCGCATCAGCAGCAGGCGTAGGTCCTGCTTAATGATTTCGGCCCAGTGGTCGCACGGTGAGGGCAGTTTCGTCAGTGCCTGATAGAGATACCACTGCACGTCTAGCCAGAAGTGGTTAACACTTTCACTGAACATGCTGTCGGCCTGCTCCAGCAGCTCCTGCCAGCTCTGTTGCAGATACAGACGTTTCAACTGGGCGCGATAGTCCCCGCGAGGGGCAATTAATCGTGTTCGACCAGTTGCGTCCAGAGGGGGTAACTGATGTACCGTATCCCAGCGCACACATTTCATCAGGTGGTGGCCAGAGAGCCAACCCTGTGGCTGGTCGCTGAGATATTTTGCCAGCATCTTGCTCTGTTCCAGAAGCTCACGCCCTGACTGTACGGCTTGTAATTGCGGTGTGCTGCTATGCTCCGATGCATTCTGGATGCCTGACGTGATGTTTTGCGGCACCACGGCATCCAGCCCGCCCGATTGTGCCAACCGGTTTTCAAGCACACTATACAGAGCACTAAATTGCGGACGGGCAGCTTCATCCCATAAGCTCAGGCACTGCTCCGTCAGCGCCAGCGCCCCGGCGATACGCTCAAAATCAGGACGGGTGACCTCCGGATACCGTAACAAACTATCCAGCATCCGTTGCCCGGCCAGCCACTCCAGCGCCAATTTACGGCTATTGGCGCGTTGTGGATGAAGCGTATCACCATAGCGGGTGAGTAGCGCCGCCAGTAATTCCAGTCCTTCGGCCAGCCCCGCTTCACCATCGCGGTGTAAGCGTGCCCAAATGTAATACGTCACCACCCGTGTATCTTTACAGACCTCCGTCAGCAGTTTTTCTGCAGACTGGCACACCAACCCGGTATCCACACCAGAGATTTTATTCACCTCTTCGCGCATGCGCTGGAAGTCGTCATCATAGCCGGGGTCTTCCCCGGTCGGATGATCGGTCGTGACGGGAAGCAACCAGTTATCCCAGAGCGAAAGCCGGCTTTGTGCCTGTTGTATTAATGTCTGTTTTTCACAACCTGCAGCCATCAGCAGCGTTGATAATGTGCCCATATCAGCGTTATCCCTATCGGTGTTAACTCAGGCTGCGAACCACCGCCTGAAGCAGTTTGTTCATCACCGGCATTGACAAACACCGGCGCTATCCACTTCATCACAAACTACCGTTCGGTTTCCGGATGCCACATATCCCGACCGCACCAGCATCAGTTGTGCGTGATGCGCAAGTGATGTAATGATCATCTTTTATTGACCCTTCATTTATCCGACTACCCAACTCACGCGGTTCATCACCAGAGAGTTCGCTCTGTGCTGACGTGTCTGCACCAAATATCTGCGCCGGTAAACGGAAGTTCTTTAACTCCAGCAACGCCAGTGGCCCGCTACCGCGCTCAGTGCGCAATATCCACCGTAACTGCCGTTTGTCCGGCGCGGTGAACGTGAGTTGCCAGCGACTTTCATCCAGTTGTTTTGTTTCAGCCTGTGCCAGCCAGCGGATAAATCCCAACGAACCGGGGTAATTCCCCTGTAAACGCGAGCCTGCATCAATGCTGGTCCACGTCAGTTGCGTACCCGGCTGGTAGGTGTCCCCCGGCCAGCGGAACCCCTGCCAACTTTCCATCTGGTTAAAATAGTGCAGTTTCTGTCCGTCAATCGTCAGCATCGTTTCCACCACCTCCGGAGCCGGACGCGCACGCAGTTCAAAGTGGATCCCCTGACTTCCTGAGGGATATAAAATGCCGGAGAGCTCACCTAACTCATTGACCGCCTTCAGAAAGGCCGGATTAACCGTCAACTCCTGGGTGTTTAACGTATTGGCTACCCAACGATGACCTTCTTTGTGCAACAGACCATCCAGCTCACGGATGAGAAACTGGTCAATCCGACCGCTTTCCTGACGGATAAAATCCGCCAGTGCGGGCAGGGAAACATCGCTGTCGCTGTCAGCAAACGGGTATCGCCCTGCAAAGGTTTCGTCCCACTCATTCACAACGCTGTCACGCCACTGGTCGTTCAGGCTCGCCGCCGTTGGCTCAAGCACCGCCTGCCAGGACTGTTTCAGCGGTTGGACAAACATCGTCTGACCGAAGCTACTCCACTCAGCCCCGAGACTGGCCGCCACCAGGCTGCCGTATTCCTGACTGTCGGTGAGGTCAACACTTTTGCCCCGGAAGACAGTCTGGGCCAGTAGCTGCATCATTTCCTGTGGCTCAGCGGCATCCGCAATCTGCTGAAGCTTCAGCCGTACCCGTGTTACGCGGGTCAGATAGGTTTGCAGACTAAGAACATTATCGCCGGAGTAAACCGCCGTGGCGGGCGCTTTTCCCATCAGCGCCAGCAGGGGGCCAAAGGTTTTATCCAGTGGGCCTGTCAGCTCTGGGTTTTTCTGATCAATTACCGGAGTCTCTTCTTTTTTAGCAGCAAGCAGCTCTTTGGCAGATTTTATCAGGGAGTCCGATAAGGCGGCATGCTGCCGTCCTGTCTGCCCCTGCTCTGCAAGCGTGTTCATCAGCGCTATCAGCGGTGACTGGCGAACGTCGCTCATCAGGGTGAGCTGATCGGTCACATCAGAGAGGTTCTGCGCTTTGTTCCAACGTAAGCTGTTCAGAAAACGCAGCCAGGTGGCGGAGAAATCTGAGAAATAGCGCTCAATAAGTCGCTGTTGCAGCACTTCAGGCAGCACATCATTGCTGATTTGCTTACGGTTATCGCTGAGCACCCAGTCGATTTCATCACGCCTCGCGGTGACCGCGCTTTCAATCGCTGGTTGTACCGCTTCTTCCCACGCCTTGCGGGTAAACACGCCCGGAATGCGTTCATCAGTGGTAAACAACTGGCGGGCATCGGTGTCACCGGTCATCTCTTCAAGCGTCATATCCGCATAATTGCGCCGCGCCGCCGCAAGGATGTTCTGGTAAACGGTGTTATCGGCATTCTTTCGCCCTATCTGCCCTAGCAATACCTGGCGGGCCTGTGCAACCAGCGCACTGTCGGCGTTGATTTTCCAGCCGGGTTGAGCCGCGAGGTTCGCGGCATAGAAAGACCATAAATCCGGTGCCAGGCTCTGCCACAGGCCTGGCGAAATCCCCTGGCGCTGCGGCTCTACCGACTTCATCACACCGCTGAAAAAATCAGGCTGCGCTTTTTCCGGATGCGCCATCATCAGATAGGCTTTTAACTGGTCATAGCCGATTTTTGCCATTGAGGCTCGTTGCTGACTGTCCGGTGGCAGATTTACCAGTTGCGTGAGTTTCTGATGCAGGCTTTGTGCGGCGGCATCGCGTATCAGGTTCTGGCTGGCCGGCCCATACCACGCCCAGAGTGCATCCAGTAGCTGCGGGTTATGATTCAGGCCAAAGCGCAAATACCAAGGTGCCCCCTCAGTGCTCTGCTGTTGCAGCCTCCCGATATCATTACGCAATGCCTGCAATGCAATCAATTGCGCATCCGACACCTGGCGACTGTTTACCAGAGAGTGCGCACGCTGCGCCGATGCCACCATCTGATGGCGATTAGCGGCAAACGCAATCACACTCCCCACGCCCCACAGTAATATCAGCGCCAGCAGGCCGTGATGCACCCCCTGCTCCCATGGCAGACCAATACGTTTACCGTATGCTCGCGGGCTGTCATCAGCCACGCACTTCCAGAGCACAGAGTGTTCGTGACGATGCTCATGCAACCCAACAACGGCCTGCGGCGGGGTCGCCAGCGGCAGGCTGAACATCACCCCGCGCAGCGGAATTCGTCTGGCGTACTCCGCTATCCACGGGCTTAATTGCTGACGCCATTGTGCAATACCGCCCTGCTCCAGTTCGTACCCCAGACGCAGTAAAAAATCATGGGATTGCGACTGAAATACCTGTTGTAAACCCTGTTCGCGGAGCGCAGGCAACAGCGACTGCAACTGCTGCACCACTTTCTCCGGCGTGACATTCTGAGAAAACTGCACGCCAACAGGCTGGACCAAGCGTTCATCCTGTGACCAGCGGCTGTCGCACACCTGCCAGAGCCAGACGGAGGGTTGAAAACGCAGCACCGCCCCCATTTGCTGTAACGTGCGTAAACCGTTATCTATCCAGCCCGGCGCTTGGCTTTGTTCCGGCGACAGCGCCCAGGCCACCCCGTCGAACGGGCGACTGCGGCGGATCAGGCGCAGGGCCGCATAAAGGGACACGTCGAGGCTGCCGTGCAGACTCCCGCCGTCAATTATCACCGTGCGTTCCCCTTCCAGCCATTGCTTTTGTTTCAATGTCGGAGCAAGCGATGAATTTACACAAACCAATCACGAAAACCATCAATAACACTTGTAATCGCAAACAAGCAGAAAAAATTAATCAATAAAAATACCATTCTGTTTTTACTCATTCTATGAATATATGCCCGTTCAACGGTATGCTCTGAATGGAAAACTCACGTCTTTATTTCATAACTCTTTATCTAGCTCTCAGCTGCCAGGAACTCAACTCAGAACAGGTTTTCACGTTCAAATACACTCTGCAGGCGAATTTTTTGCAGCATCCATCACTTAATTCGCCAGGCGGCTGAAAATTAGTTACTATCCGAATCCCCAATCTGCCAGGCCGACTGATGTCCACCATTATCGATACCTTCGTTGCCCCGCCGTGCCATGACGAGATTGACATTCTCTATCAGGACGAGCATCTGCTGCTTATCAATAAACCCAGCGGCCTGCTGAGTCTCTCAGGGAAAAATCCGCAAAACCTCGATTCAGTGCATCACCGGCTGGTAAACACGTTCCCCGGCTGCACGCTGGTCCATCGATTAGATTTCGGCACATCCGGGCTGATGGTCATTGCGCGTAATAAAGTCATTAACGCGGCGCTGTGCCAGCAGTTCAGCCAGCGCGCGGTGACCAAGATCTACAGCGCCCTGCTCTGCGGGCATCTGGACAATGACGAGGGGATGATAGACGCGGCGATTGCCAAAGACCCAGCACTGTTCCCGCTGATGTCGATTTGCGGCGTTCACGGCAAACCCGCTCGCTCCCGCTATCGGGTTATTGAACGAATGAATCGTGAACAGGAAGACGGCACGTTTCTGGCGTTAACGCGAGTCGCGCTAATCCCGGAAACCGGGCGAACCCATCAACTGCGCATTCACTGCCAGCAGTTGGGCCACCCTATTTTAGGCTGCGATCTGTACGGCGGACTTTTGCTGCCAGGCACAGAACAGACGCCACGGCTGATGCTGCACGCCAGCGAGCTGGATTTCGTGCATCCCGTCAGCGGAGAGCGGGTCTGTGCCCGCCATACTCCACCGTTCTGAGCACGAAAATCATTACCACATCAAATCGTCAGGAATTTTGAAATCCGCATACGGATCATCTTCGTCCTGCTCTTCCTGGCTCAACACACTGTTTAAGACAATACTGTCCGCATCGCGCTGGGCAATTTTGTCGGCAACGATCGCGGGGATAATTGCATATTCGCTCTTCCCGCTGGCATCCAGCACTAAACGCGCAATCGCCAGACGACCGCTGATCAGCTGCGCCTGTGTGGTCTTATCGACAGCGATTTTTTTGATCAGATTATTGTCGGTGAAGTTGAAATCGATGTTGCCTCTTGAGATATCGATGCGGTTCATCTCAATCAGCTGCTTCACCTGCGCTTTAAACTCTTTTGCCAGCGTCGCCTGTTTTTGCTGTTCGCTCAGCTGTTTATCACGCTCAAGCTGTGCCTTTTTATTTTCTTCCACCGCTTCTCTGGCCTCGCGAGCCTGAACGCGTGATTTTTTAGCCGTTCTCTGGACTTTAGCTATTTTTTTGCTGGAGACTAATCCGGCTTTGAGCATCTGCTCTTGTAAGGTGAGTTTTGTCATCTTCGTATCTAAACCAGTTGAATAATGACTGGGATTATACCTGTAATTTTCGAGGCTGTGTCAGTTGCCAGACCGCAACGATGGGTAACATGCGCTCAAAATTCATGAATCAACCTAATAAGGCTTTGCGCATTCCCTCTATTATCGAATAAATCACTCTGCGCTATGCTGGTTATCACACAGAGCGGAAGGAAAAAGTCATGAATACGGTCACACTGAATAACGGTATTGAAATGCCCCTGCTGGGCTTTGGCGTTTTCCAGATGACGGATGCCGCCGAATGCGAACGCGCTGTCGTTGATGCCATTGAAACCGGCTATCGTCTGATTGATACCGCCGCTTCCTACCAAAATGAAACCCAGGTCGGGAACGCGCTTAAGCAAAGCGGCATCGCCCGCGATGAACTGTTTGTCACCACCAAACTGTGGCTGCAGGGCACGCATTACGCTGGCGCGAAAGCCCAGTTCGAACGATCGTTGAACCGTCTGCAGCTGGATTATGTTGACCTGTATCTGATTCATCAACCCTACGGCGATGTTCATGGCGCGTGGCGTGCAATGGAAGAGTTGCAGCAGGCCGGGAAAATTCGCGCGATTGGCGTGAGTAATTTCCATCCGGACAGGCTTGCCGATCTTATCGCGTTTAATCGAGTGGTGCCGGCCGTCAATCAGATTGAAGTGAACCCCTTCAACCAGCAGCTTCAGGCGGCGCCGTGGATGCAAAGTCGCGGTATCCAGCCTGAAGCCTGGGCACCTTTTGCAGAAGGGAAAAACGGTCTGTTCCAGCACCCTGTTTTAACCGCGATAGGTGAGAAATACGGTAAAAGCGTGGGTCAGGTTGTTCTGCGTTGGATTTTTCAGCGCGGCATTGTTTCGCTGGCAAAATCCGTGCGAAAAGAGCGAATGGTCGAGAACATCAGTATTCTCGATTTTGAACTGAGCGCTGAAGATATGCTGCGCATTACCGCGCTTGATACTGCCACCAGCGCATTCTTCTCGCATCGCGATCCGGCGATGGTGGAATGGCTGACGGGGCGCAAGCTGGACGTCTGATTCCGGCGGGTCACATAAAAATGCCTGCGATTAAGCAGGCTTTTTTATGCATCAAATCTGATAATCAATCGCCACTTCTTCCGTCTCCATCACCTGACGCTTAATTTCATCCACCGACAGTCCAGCATTGCACAGTTCGATAAAGCGCCAGACATAGTTGCGTTGCAGCTGCCCACGTTTAAGCCCAAGCCAGACGGTGTTGGCGTCGAAAAGATGGCGCGTATCCAGACGCACCAAATCGCCCAGCTCACGTTCGCCGCCCGACTGCTCCGCGACCAGCCCGATTCCAAGTCCCAGCTCAACGTAAGTTTTAATCACATCCGAATCCTGCGCGCTCAGCACAATATCCGGCGTCAGCCCTTTGCGATTAAATGCTTCATCAATGCGCGAGCGCCCGGTAATGCCCTGACGATAGGTAATGAGCGGCCATTTGGCGATATCTTCGAGAGTGAGAGGCGAAACCTGATGAAGCGGATGATCGGCGGGCAAAAGCAGGCTGTGATGCCAGCGGAACCAGGGGAAGGCCACCAGCAGCGGATCGTTACTCAGGCGCTCACTGGCGATACCGATATCCGCCCCGCCGTTTTGCAGCAGCACTTCAATCTCCTGCGGGGTGCCCTGAATCAGCTCCAGACGCACATCCGGGAAAAGCTCACGAAACGCCTTAATCACCGGCGGCAAACTGTAGCGTGCCTGCGTGTGGGTAGTGGCAATGGTCAGCACCCCGGACGCATCGTTGGTGAAAAGATCCGCCAGCCGACGGACGTTGCTGGCTTCGTTGAGAATGCGCTCCGCGATGGTCAGCAGCGCCTTACCGGGCTCGGTCATCCCCAGCAGACGCTTGCCGCGACGGATGAAAATCTCGATCCCCAGCTCTTCTTCCAGCTCGCGGATGTGGCGGCTGACGCCTGACTGAGAGGTGTAAAGCATGTTGGCGACTTCGGTCAGGTTGTAGTCCCGCCTGGCCGCCTCACGGATAATTTTAAGTTGCTGGAAATTCACGATTCACTCCGGCGCATCTGACATG
Above is a window of Lelliottia jeotgali DNA encoding:
- a CDS encoding Nucleoprotein-polynucleotide-associated enzyme, with protein sequence MLKAGLVSSKKIAKVQRTAKKSRVQAREAREAVEENKKAQLERDKQLSEQQKQATLAKEFKAQVKQLIEMNRIDISRGNIDFNFTDNNLIKKIAVDKTTQAQLISGRLAIARLVLDASGKSEYAIIPAIVADKIAQRDADSIVLNSVLSQEEQDEDDPYADFKIPDDLMW
- a CDS encoding oxidoreductase, aldo-keto reductase family; the protein is MNTVTLNNGIEMPLLGFGVFQMTDAAECERAVVDAIETGYRLIDTAASYQNETQVGNALKQSGIARDELFVTTKLWLQGTHYAGAKAQFERSLNRLQLDYVDLYLIHQPYGDVHGAWRAMEELQQAGKIRAIGVSNFHPDRLADLIAFNRVVPAVNQIEVNPFNQQLQAAPWMQSRGIQPEAWAPFAEGKNGLFQHPVLTAIGEKYGKSVGQVVLRWIFQRGIVSLAKSVRKERMVENISILDFELSAEDMLRITALDTATSAFFSHRDPAMVEWLTGRKLDV
- a CDS encoding Protein ImpG-VasA, which gives rise to MDDLTLRYFDAEMRYLREAGEEFAHAHPDQAAGLNLDKTGARDPYVERLFEGFAFLMGRLREKLDDDLPELTEGLVSLLWPHYLRTIPSLSIVEFMPEWTGMKEGLLMPRGFEVLSRPIGERNTRCRYTTTQDITLLPLSMQRAELDTESDGRSVIRLRFQCGELADWSQVDLQCLPLYLDADAPLACALHEALTLNATRLWIRLPGLPDRQPFDGHFVPQGFGEQDGLWPKGDSSFSGYQLLLEYFTFREKFMFVELLGLQNVVLPAQLPWFEIEVVLETRWEYDFTFSERNLRLHSVPVINLFSLESDPLRLDSLQTDYLLRPMRIQDGHTEIYSVDSVTSSRHSGQQVYVPFSSFRHKGGMLRHEAPEYYYHTRVKRGPSGLHDTWLILGGEAFDDHSVPEDENLSLSLTGTNGQLPRKALQSTVLDTVVKTTAANVRVRNLCAPTQPCYPPNRDRFHWRILSHLGSSFLWMMDNPDVLRGTLALYDWTDNEMNRRRLTAIVDVKHREIERFEQGYLLRGVEIDITLDSHGFAGSGDISLFGEMLNHFFALYTDIHLFNRLILTLQPTGERLEWNENHNRRIPG
- a CDS encoding type VI secretion protein VasK; this encodes MIIDGGSLHGSLDVSLYAALRLIRRSRPFDGVAWALSPEQSQAPGWIDNGLRTLQQMGAVLRFQPSVWLWQVCDSRWSQDERLVQPVGVQFSQNVTPEKVVQQLQSLLPALREQGLQQVFQSQSHDFLLRLGYELEQGGIAQWRQQLSPWIAEYARRIPLRGVMFSLPLATPPQAVVGLHEHRHEHSVLWKCVADDSPRAYGKRIGLPWEQGVHHGLLALILLWGVGSVIAFAANRHQMVASAQRAHSLVNSRQVSDAQLIALQALRNDIGRLQQQSTEGAPWYLRFGLNHNPQLLDALWAWYGPASQNLIRDAAAQSLHQKLTQLVNLPPDSQQRASMAKIGYDQLKAYLMMAHPEKAQPDFFSGVMKSVEPQRQGISPGLWQSLAPDLWSFYAANLAAQPGWKINADSALVAQARQVLLGQIGRKNADNTVYQNILAAARRNYADMTLEEMTGDTDARQLFTTDERIPGVFTRKAWEEAVQPAIESAVTARRDEIDWVLSDNRKQISNDVLPEVLQQRLIERYFSDFSATWLRFLNSLRWNKAQNLSDVTDQLTLMSDVRQSPLIALMNTLAEQGQTGRQHAALSDSLIKSAKELLAAKKEETPVIDQKNPELTGPLDKTFGPLLALMGKAPATAVYSGDNVLSLQTYLTRVTRVRLKLQQIADAAEPQEMMQLLAQTVFRGKSVDLTDSQEYGSLVAASLGAEWSSFGQTMFVQPLKQSWQAVLEPTAASLNDQWRDSVVNEWDETFAGRYPFADSDSDVSLPALADFIRQESGRIDQFLIRELDGLLHKEGHRWVANTLNTQELTVNPAFLKAVNELGELSGILYPSGSQGIHFELRARPAPEVVETMLTIDGQKLHYFNQMESWQGFRWPGDTYQPGTQLTWTSIDAGSRLQGNYPGSLGFIRWLAQAETKQLDESRWQLTFTAPDKRQLRWILRTERGSGPLALLELKNFRLPAQIFGADTSAQSELSGDEPRELGSRINEGSIKDDHYITCASRTTDAGAVGICGIRKPNGSL
- a CDS encoding type VI secretion protein translates to MGLYGVDSPLPTGYIDDITQQREGHESLEAFLDIFNHRILTQFYRIWRKYSYPATFEPGGQDKTSQCLLGLIGLGIPGTENHVATPVSRFLALLGIMRQPARTAEGVQALVRLLAPFTQATVKPHCLRPVPIASPAGFYDDTSLWLDGRTVLGDEAQDANSQLLITLSTENKPEAQGWLPEGQCYRDFMVLLRVYLGWRYKARIELALPTLLLPAPLLGADMLRLGLNAVLGLSGDDDSTSMPSHYTVELGHYSGLSPATPTQGNRRVYYYHKPSL
- a CDS encoding Alkanesulfonate utilization operon LysR-family regulator CbI; this translates as MNFQQLKIIREAARRDYNLTEVANMLYTSQSGVSRHIRELEEELGIEIFIRRGKRLLGMTEPGKALLTIAERILNEASNVRRLADLFTNDASGVLTIATTHTQARYSLPPVIKAFRELFPDVRLELIQGTPQEIEVLLQNGGADIGIASERLSNDPLLVAFPWFRWHHSLLLPADHPLHQVSPLTLEDIAKWPLITYRQGITGRSRIDEAFNRKGLTPDIVLSAQDSDVIKTYVELGLGIGLVAEQSGGERELGDLVRLDTRHLFDANTVWLGLKRGQLQRNYVWRFIELCNAGLSVDEIKRQVMETEEVAIDYQI
- a CDS encoding paar domain protein, with amino-acid sequence MAMGYYLVMGDKTTCGGVILEGDPTHLIMGIPVARELDRVTYGKLPPYIQFPSLI
- a CDS encoding Ribosomal large subunit pseudouridine synthase A; the protein is MSTIIDTFVAPPCHDEIDILYQDEHLLLINKPSGLLSLSGKNPQNLDSVHHRLVNTFPGCTLVHRLDFGTSGLMVIARNKVINAALCQQFSQRAVTKIYSALLCGHLDNDEGMIDAAIAKDPALFPLMSICGVHGKPARSRYRVIERMNREQEDGTFLALTRVALIPETGRTHQLRIHCQQLGHPILGCDLYGGLLLPGTEQTPRLMLHASELDFVHPVSGERVCARHTPPF